AAAGAGGCTTCTCACGGCGTCTTCGACCCGGTCCGTCACCTCGGTGTCGCGGACCGGCGCGACGATCCGCGCGTCGATGCGGTAGATCATCGCGACTCACCGGGGTCGGCCGCGGCTCTCGATTCGACATCCTCGCCGTTCGTGTCGACGACGCGAACGTACTCGTCGTCGGCGAGCGATTCGAAGTCGGCGTCGAGGATCGCCCGGATGCGCCCGCGGAACGCCGACAGCGAGTCGGTGTTCTCGACGACGACGTCCGCGCGCTCCATCACCTCGCCCATCCCGAAGCCGAGTTCGCGCTCCTCGCGCTCGCGAAGCGCCTCTCTATCGACGTCGGAGTCGTCGCGGTCGCGTTCGAGCAGGCGGTCGGCGCGCGTCTCGAACGGGGCTTCGATGCTCACGAGCAGGAAGTCCTCGCCG
This portion of the Halobellus litoreus genome encodes:
- a CDS encoding AAA family ATPase, whose translation is MKVIGTVGLPGSGKGEAAAVAREADVPVVTMGDVIRKACRDRGFDPAEHHGEMARTLREEDGPAAIAERSLPLIESELETSDVVLVDGLRSDVELDRFRAAFGEDFLLVSIEAPFETRADRLLERDRDDSDVDREALREREERELGFGMGEVMERADVVVENTDSLSAFRGRIRAILDADFESLADDEYVRVVDTNGEDVESRAAADPGESR